A single Argentina anserina chromosome 7, drPotAnse1.1, whole genome shotgun sequence DNA region contains:
- the LOC126802262 gene encoding uncharacterized protein LOC126802262 isoform X1 yields the protein MKTLQVPQSGKEIQSSNQAIHDTQGDQLKNQTNEAPGTDSASISSSGNDNKKVSRQDIELVQNLIERCLQLYMNREEVVKTLLTRARIDPGFTTLVWQKLEEENADFFRAYYIRLKLKKQIILFNHLLEHHCHLSKYHPMHPKVPLAPIQNGIHPMPVNNLPMGYPVLQQPPMPAAGQPHIDSMGISNCHVVNGVPAPSNYHPIRMNSGNDMVMDCSSAVVAPVIPPNSMSPMSEIPVSPTSVASSGHFPFTASEISGMGVDTSALDTTFTSDVGSNGLQLGPDGGGGRSLDQIQWNFSLSDLTADLPNLGDLGALGNYDGSPFLPSDSEILLDSPEQEDIEEFFVDSVPEQGPQSDEEKP from the exons AAttgaaaaaccaaacaaatGAGGCTCCTGGAACTGATTCAGCTTCAATATCGTCTTCAGGCAATGACAACAAGAAAGTATCACGACAAGACATAGAACTT gtCCAGAATCTGATAGAGCGGTGTctacaattatatatgaatagaGAAGAGGTAGTCAAGACTCTCTTGACTCGTGCAAGAATAGATCCTGGATTTACCACTCTGG TATGGCAGAAGTTGGAAGAAGAAAATGCCGACTTTTTCCGGGCCTATTACATAAGGCtaaaattgaagaaacaaatCATCCTGTTTAATCATTTACTGGAGCATCACTGTCATCTCTCGAAGTATCATCCCATGCATCCAAAGGTTCCTTTGGCACCTATACAGAATGGGATTCATCCCATGCCTG TTAACAACTTACCTATGGGATACCCAGTGCTTCAGCAGCCCCCAATGCCAGCAGCAGGTCAACCCCATATTGATTCCATGGGAATATCTAATTGTCATGTAGTTAATGGAGTCCCCGCACCAAGCAATTACCATCCAATTCGGATGAATTCTGGGAATGA TATGGTGATGGACTGCAGTAGTGCCGTTGTGGCTCCTGTGATTCCACCAAACAGCATGTCACCCATGTCCGAGATTCCTGTAAGTCCTACATCAGTTGCATCCAGTGGTCATTTCCCCTTCACGGCATCAGAAATATCAGGAATGGGAGTAGACACATCAGCACTTGATACAACATTTACATCTGATGTGGGAAGTAATGGATTGCAGCTTGGACCCGATGGTGGGGGTGGCAGATCTCTGGATCAGATCCAGTGGAATTTCAGCCTTTCAGATCTTACAGCAGATTTGCCCAACTTAGGAG ATTTAGGAGCCTTGGGTAACTATGATGGTTCCCCCTTTCTGCCTTCTGATTCTGAAATTTTACTCGACTCTCCCGAGCAAGAAGATATAG AGGAATTCTTTGTCGATTCTGTGCCCGAGCAAGGTCCTCAATCAGACGAGGAGAAACCGTAG
- the LOC126801527 gene encoding putative cyclic nucleotide-gated ion channel 13 isoform X1 gives MNLKGTKFVRFADWHSEGSTSSEREFSTDGRNPRRARPSLNEVMSSVRRGFNRGSDRFKTSKKPLSPGKQPAKEQGPRKNILDPQGSFLQTWNKIFVISCVIAVSLDPLFLYTSVVDGTKKCLGLDKDLQIVSCVLRSFTDVFHILHIIFQFRTGFIAPSSRVFGRGELNDDPVAIAKRYLCSYFIIDVLAILPLPQVVVFFIVPIIETPVPIFAKNLLTIVIVCQYVPRLIRIYPLYKEVTATSGFLTETAWAAAAFNLLLYMLASHVVGAVWYLFSIDREYRCWRDHCELDIDCKTYLYCVPDREENQTIVDMLKASCPFTKPDDIKDSSVFNFGIFAEALESGVMETTDFPKKFLYCFWWGLRSLSSLGQNLKTSTFVWEILFAVFISIFGLVLFSLLIGNMQKFLQSTTVRVEEMRVKRRDAEQWMSHRMLPEKLRERIRRYDQYKWQETRGVEEDTLVRNLPKDLRKDIKRHLCLALLKRVPMFGKMDDRLMDALCDLLKPVLFPDNSFIIREGDPVDEMLFIMRGNLATMTTNGGRTGFFNCADLKAGDFCGEELLTWALDPKSTSNLPLSTRTVEARTEVEAFALRADDLKFVASQFRRLHSRQVQHAFRFYSMQWRTWATCFIQAAWRRHCKRKLDKSLREAEDKLHYAFAEDAGTSPSLVATVYASRFATNALRALRQKGGHDTRPLPALLPLLPPKPTEPDFTEEQEE, from the exons ATGAATCTGAAGGGTACTAAGTTTGTCAG GTTTGCTGATTGGCATTCAGAGGGATCTACAAGCTCTGAGAGGGAATTTTCAACTGATGGACGAAATCCAAGAAGAGCTAGGCCATCTTTGAATGAAGTAATGAGTAGTGTTCGAAGAGGATTCAATAGGGGTTCAGATAGGTTTAAAACCTCGAAAAAACCATTAAGTCCCGGTAAACAGCCAGCAAAGGAGCAAGGCCCTCGGAAGAACATTCTCGACCCTCAGGGATCATTTCTTCAGACTTGGAATAAGATATTTGTGATATCTTGTGTCATAGCTGTGTCATTGGACCCCTTGTTTCTTTATACTTCGGTGGTTGATGGCACGAAGAAATGCCTTGGATTGGACAAAGACCTCCAGATCGTTTCTTGTGTACTTCGTTCTTTCACCGatgtttttcatatacttcatATAATATTTCAGTTCCGGACTGGATTTATTGCTCCATCTTCTAGAGTATTTGGAAGGGGTGAGCTAAATGATGACCCTGTGGCCATTGCAAAGAGATACTTGTGTTCATACTTCATTATAGATGTTCTAGCTATTCTTCCTCTACCACAG GTTGTAGTATTTTTCATTGTCCCTATAATAGAAACTCCGGTTCCAATATTTGCAAAGAACTTATTGACGATTGTAATTGTTTGCCAATATGTGCCAAGACTTATACGAATCTATCCACTATACAAAGAAGTTACAGCAACTTCTGGCTTCCTGACTGAAACTGCATGGGCTGCAGCTGCATTCAATCTTTTGCTATACATGTTAGCTAGCCAT GTAGTTGGAGCAGTATGGTACTTGTTCTCTATTGATCGAGAGTATAGGTGCTGGCGTGATCATTGTGAACTTGATATAGACTGTAAGACATACCTGTACTGTGTTCCTGACAGGGAAGAAAACCAGACAATTGTTGACATGTTAAAAGCTTCTTGCCCCTTTACCAAACCTGATGACATTAAAGATTCATCCGTGTTCAACTTTGGGATATTTGCTGAAGCTCTGGAGTCAGGTGTGATGGAGACAACTGACTTTCCAAAGAAATTTTTATACTGCTTCTGGTGGGGTCTGCGCAGCCTTAG TTCTCTAGGTCAAAACCTCAAAACTAGCACTTTTGTTTGGGAGATACTATTTGCTGTCTTCATTTCTATCTTTGGACTGGTGCTATTTTCATTGCTCATTGGAAATATGCAG AAATTTCTACAGTCAACAACTGTGAGAGTCGAAGAAATGAGAGTGAAAAGGCGAGATGCAGAACAGTGGATGTCCCACCGAATGCTCCCTGAGAAGCTGAGGGAAAGGATCAGACGCTATGATCAGTATAAATGGCAAGAAACAAGAGGTGTTGAGGAAGACACTCTAGTTCGAAACCTTCCCAAAGACCTAAGGAAGGACATAAAACGCCATCTTTGCTTGGCTCTTCTAAAGAGA GTGCCAATGTTTGGGAAAATGGATGATCGGCTGATGGATGCCCTGTGTGACCTTCTCAAGCCAGTTCTTTTCCCAGACAATAGCTTCATCATCCGCGAAGGTGATCCAGTTGATGAGATGCTCTTCATTATGCGTGGAAACTTAGCAACTATGACTACTAATGGTGGAAGAACTGGCTTCTTCAACTGTGCTGATCTTAAGGCTGGTGATTTTTGTGGAGAAGAGCTTCTTACATGGGCATTGGATCCAAAATCCACTTCAAATCTCCCTCTCTCAACTAGAACAGTGGAAGCGAGAACTGAGGTGGAAGCATTTGCTCTGAGGGCTGATGATTTAAAGTTTGTCGCCTCCCAGTTTCGGCGCCTGCACAGCAGGCAGGTCCAACATGCTTTCAG GTTCTACTCCATGCAGTGGAGGACATGGGCAACCTGTTTCATACAAGCAGCTTGGCGCCGGCACTGCAAGAGAAAGCTCGACAAGTCATTACGTGAAGCAGAAGACAAGCTGCATTATGCTTTTGCAGAAGatgctggaacctcaccaagCCTTGTTGCCACCGTATATGCATCAAGGTTTGCAACCAATGCACTACGCGCCTTGCGGCAGAAGGGTGGGCATGACACTAGACCTTTACCGGCATTGCTGCCACTGCTGCCTCCGAAACCCACTGAGCCTGACTTTACTGAAGAACAGGAGGAGTGA
- the LOC126802262 gene encoding uncharacterized protein LOC126802262 isoform X2 has protein sequence MKTLQSGKEIQSSNQAIHDTQGDQLKNQTNEAPGTDSASISSSGNDNKKVSRQDIELVQNLIERCLQLYMNREEVVKTLLTRARIDPGFTTLVWQKLEEENADFFRAYYIRLKLKKQIILFNHLLEHHCHLSKYHPMHPKVPLAPIQNGIHPMPVNNLPMGYPVLQQPPMPAAGQPHIDSMGISNCHVVNGVPAPSNYHPIRMNSGNDMVMDCSSAVVAPVIPPNSMSPMSEIPVSPTSVASSGHFPFTASEISGMGVDTSALDTTFTSDVGSNGLQLGPDGGGGRSLDQIQWNFSLSDLTADLPNLGDLGALGNYDGSPFLPSDSEILLDSPEQEDIEEFFVDSVPEQGPQSDEEKP, from the exons AAttgaaaaaccaaacaaatGAGGCTCCTGGAACTGATTCAGCTTCAATATCGTCTTCAGGCAATGACAACAAGAAAGTATCACGACAAGACATAGAACTT gtCCAGAATCTGATAGAGCGGTGTctacaattatatatgaatagaGAAGAGGTAGTCAAGACTCTCTTGACTCGTGCAAGAATAGATCCTGGATTTACCACTCTGG TATGGCAGAAGTTGGAAGAAGAAAATGCCGACTTTTTCCGGGCCTATTACATAAGGCtaaaattgaagaaacaaatCATCCTGTTTAATCATTTACTGGAGCATCACTGTCATCTCTCGAAGTATCATCCCATGCATCCAAAGGTTCCTTTGGCACCTATACAGAATGGGATTCATCCCATGCCTG TTAACAACTTACCTATGGGATACCCAGTGCTTCAGCAGCCCCCAATGCCAGCAGCAGGTCAACCCCATATTGATTCCATGGGAATATCTAATTGTCATGTAGTTAATGGAGTCCCCGCACCAAGCAATTACCATCCAATTCGGATGAATTCTGGGAATGA TATGGTGATGGACTGCAGTAGTGCCGTTGTGGCTCCTGTGATTCCACCAAACAGCATGTCACCCATGTCCGAGATTCCTGTAAGTCCTACATCAGTTGCATCCAGTGGTCATTTCCCCTTCACGGCATCAGAAATATCAGGAATGGGAGTAGACACATCAGCACTTGATACAACATTTACATCTGATGTGGGAAGTAATGGATTGCAGCTTGGACCCGATGGTGGGGGTGGCAGATCTCTGGATCAGATCCAGTGGAATTTCAGCCTTTCAGATCTTACAGCAGATTTGCCCAACTTAGGAG ATTTAGGAGCCTTGGGTAACTATGATGGTTCCCCCTTTCTGCCTTCTGATTCTGAAATTTTACTCGACTCTCCCGAGCAAGAAGATATAG AGGAATTCTTTGTCGATTCTGTGCCCGAGCAAGGTCCTCAATCAGACGAGGAGAAACCGTAG
- the LOC126801527 gene encoding cyclic nucleotide-gated ion channel 1 isoform X2 → MSSVRRGFNRGSDRFKTSKKPLSPGKQPAKEQGPRKNILDPQGSFLQTWNKIFVISCVIAVSLDPLFLYTSVVDGTKKCLGLDKDLQIVSCVLRSFTDVFHILHIIFQFRTGFIAPSSRVFGRGELNDDPVAIAKRYLCSYFIIDVLAILPLPQVVVFFIVPIIETPVPIFAKNLLTIVIVCQYVPRLIRIYPLYKEVTATSGFLTETAWAAAAFNLLLYMLASHVVGAVWYLFSIDREYRCWRDHCELDIDCKTYLYCVPDREENQTIVDMLKASCPFTKPDDIKDSSVFNFGIFAEALESGVMETTDFPKKFLYCFWWGLRSLSSLGQNLKTSTFVWEILFAVFISIFGLVLFSLLIGNMQKFLQSTTVRVEEMRVKRRDAEQWMSHRMLPEKLRERIRRYDQYKWQETRGVEEDTLVRNLPKDLRKDIKRHLCLALLKRVPMFGKMDDRLMDALCDLLKPVLFPDNSFIIREGDPVDEMLFIMRGNLATMTTNGGRTGFFNCADLKAGDFCGEELLTWALDPKSTSNLPLSTRTVEARTEVEAFALRADDLKFVASQFRRLHSRQVQHAFRFYSMQWRTWATCFIQAAWRRHCKRKLDKSLREAEDKLHYAFAEDAGTSPSLVATVYASRFATNALRALRQKGGHDTRPLPALLPLLPPKPTEPDFTEEQEE, encoded by the exons ATGAGTAGTGTTCGAAGAGGATTCAATAGGGGTTCAGATAGGTTTAAAACCTCGAAAAAACCATTAAGTCCCGGTAAACAGCCAGCAAAGGAGCAAGGCCCTCGGAAGAACATTCTCGACCCTCAGGGATCATTTCTTCAGACTTGGAATAAGATATTTGTGATATCTTGTGTCATAGCTGTGTCATTGGACCCCTTGTTTCTTTATACTTCGGTGGTTGATGGCACGAAGAAATGCCTTGGATTGGACAAAGACCTCCAGATCGTTTCTTGTGTACTTCGTTCTTTCACCGatgtttttcatatacttcatATAATATTTCAGTTCCGGACTGGATTTATTGCTCCATCTTCTAGAGTATTTGGAAGGGGTGAGCTAAATGATGACCCTGTGGCCATTGCAAAGAGATACTTGTGTTCATACTTCATTATAGATGTTCTAGCTATTCTTCCTCTACCACAG GTTGTAGTATTTTTCATTGTCCCTATAATAGAAACTCCGGTTCCAATATTTGCAAAGAACTTATTGACGATTGTAATTGTTTGCCAATATGTGCCAAGACTTATACGAATCTATCCACTATACAAAGAAGTTACAGCAACTTCTGGCTTCCTGACTGAAACTGCATGGGCTGCAGCTGCATTCAATCTTTTGCTATACATGTTAGCTAGCCAT GTAGTTGGAGCAGTATGGTACTTGTTCTCTATTGATCGAGAGTATAGGTGCTGGCGTGATCATTGTGAACTTGATATAGACTGTAAGACATACCTGTACTGTGTTCCTGACAGGGAAGAAAACCAGACAATTGTTGACATGTTAAAAGCTTCTTGCCCCTTTACCAAACCTGATGACATTAAAGATTCATCCGTGTTCAACTTTGGGATATTTGCTGAAGCTCTGGAGTCAGGTGTGATGGAGACAACTGACTTTCCAAAGAAATTTTTATACTGCTTCTGGTGGGGTCTGCGCAGCCTTAG TTCTCTAGGTCAAAACCTCAAAACTAGCACTTTTGTTTGGGAGATACTATTTGCTGTCTTCATTTCTATCTTTGGACTGGTGCTATTTTCATTGCTCATTGGAAATATGCAG AAATTTCTACAGTCAACAACTGTGAGAGTCGAAGAAATGAGAGTGAAAAGGCGAGATGCAGAACAGTGGATGTCCCACCGAATGCTCCCTGAGAAGCTGAGGGAAAGGATCAGACGCTATGATCAGTATAAATGGCAAGAAACAAGAGGTGTTGAGGAAGACACTCTAGTTCGAAACCTTCCCAAAGACCTAAGGAAGGACATAAAACGCCATCTTTGCTTGGCTCTTCTAAAGAGA GTGCCAATGTTTGGGAAAATGGATGATCGGCTGATGGATGCCCTGTGTGACCTTCTCAAGCCAGTTCTTTTCCCAGACAATAGCTTCATCATCCGCGAAGGTGATCCAGTTGATGAGATGCTCTTCATTATGCGTGGAAACTTAGCAACTATGACTACTAATGGTGGAAGAACTGGCTTCTTCAACTGTGCTGATCTTAAGGCTGGTGATTTTTGTGGAGAAGAGCTTCTTACATGGGCATTGGATCCAAAATCCACTTCAAATCTCCCTCTCTCAACTAGAACAGTGGAAGCGAGAACTGAGGTGGAAGCATTTGCTCTGAGGGCTGATGATTTAAAGTTTGTCGCCTCCCAGTTTCGGCGCCTGCACAGCAGGCAGGTCCAACATGCTTTCAG GTTCTACTCCATGCAGTGGAGGACATGGGCAACCTGTTTCATACAAGCAGCTTGGCGCCGGCACTGCAAGAGAAAGCTCGACAAGTCATTACGTGAAGCAGAAGACAAGCTGCATTATGCTTTTGCAGAAGatgctggaacctcaccaagCCTTGTTGCCACCGTATATGCATCAAGGTTTGCAACCAATGCACTACGCGCCTTGCGGCAGAAGGGTGGGCATGACACTAGACCTTTACCGGCATTGCTGCCACTGCTGCCTCCGAAACCCACTGAGCCTGACTTTACTGAAGAACAGGAGGAGTGA